The stretch of DNA ACCCGAACCTTCCGAGGGAGCAGGTCAGCCTCGCCGACTGGGCGCTGCACTGCCAGAAGAAGGCGGTGCTCGCCGACATCGTCGACCCGCTTCTGGAGGGAAAGATCGGGCCCGAGTGCTTGAAGAAGTTCGCTGAGACGGCGGAGAAGTGCCTCCTGGATCACGGGGTCGACCGGCCCTCCATGGGCGACGTGCTATGGAACCTCGAGTTCGCGCTGCAGCTGCAGGAAAGCTTCGAGAGCGGGAAGCCGGTGACGGAGGAGACGACGGAGAGGCCAGTGGCGGTCGGCAATGGAAGCGTCGGCGGCGGGAGTGAGGTGAGCGAGGAGTCGGACAACAGTGCGGTGTTCTCTCAGCTCATCAACCCGGTGGGGAGATGAAGTCTCTGTCGAGCTATTACCGCCGGTGATTGATTGGGGGAAGGACGGGGAGAAATCAACTCGGTCTGCTGCCTTATTCAGACTACTACTTTTTCTTCCTCTACATTCCTTCAGATCAATCACCGGATACTGTGCGATTTGCTAGAAGAGTAGAAACCTCAACCGCGGATCTTTCCATCGTCAGTGTGCCCAAATTATTTCATCTACCTAATTGCATTCTTGTGTTATTCATGTGGTCCAATCGATCGATTATTGTGATTATTCATGGCACAAATTATTTCATCTACCTAATTGTGTTATTCATGCGGTCCAATTGATCGATTTATTGTGATTATTCATGTGGTCCAATCGATTGATTATTGTGATTATTTATGTGGTCCAAAATCAAATTATAGCGTAGTGTCGGTCATTTCTAAAACTAAACATTAGAGATCTATTATATTAAGTTTAAATAATTATCCACTAAAGGTTAAgttaataatattatatcatcATGTTCGTATAAATCGATGTAAGTCATTACTCACTTAAGATGTGGGATTAAATCAAAGTGTGTTAtatggggggggggggaataattAGATCTATCCAAATCAATTAAATCCATATCAAAATTGAGGACAAATAAGGTGATCGGTGGGAATGGTGGTAGATGAAATTTACTTTTCCATATAATCATATTTAGAACATCCATTTAGACCATGTTGGAGTGAcatttaatcatttttttatataaattaaattttgcTACCGGTAAAAATTGACTAAATTTATATGGCgtcaaaaaaaaaagatgaacactcacagcaatatatatatatatatatatatatatatatatatatatatatatatatatatatatatatatatatatattcattaataAGACCAACTCGATTTCGGTTGTTCGTTGAGCCACCCTTCTCTATCAATGTATGTCATGTGAATGAAATATCTTAGCTCTATGTTACTTAGCTTTCTCTCCCACTCCACTCGCCTCGAATGGTTTGATCCCGGTCCGACGCACTCCGATTCGGCATATGTTATGTTGCCCCTGACACATCATCGTAAACGAATCTAAAAGCTCAAGTCGATGGATAAGAAAGTAATTAACATACATAACATCTCTGATTAGAAATATAACTTACTCGTGACCAATGGCGTTCCAAGCATACCACCCTTGTGGAATGATGATGCCGGACATGAAGGTTCTGTAAAATATCACCCTCGAATAAGCTCCCCATGCCCTTCCCAAGTACGTCTCTTGAAACCCCGTAACATTGCATGACTTGAACACGAAGCCACCAGGGTCTTTGGGGCTCCCTCTCCCTTGCGCTGTCACGAAACCTGGCTTCATCGCACTCTGAATCAACGATATCGTGCATCCCTGTATGACCAAAAAGATCCTCAAAATAgtactatgtatatatatatatatattatcactgTCGAATGGGATCGATACCTCATAAATGGATTGGCCATTTCCGAAGATGAAGTCCATCACCCCTTCGATATAACAATCCTTGAAGTAGTGTCGTCCCTTTCGATCGAAGAGCGTGTCTTGAAACCCAATGAAGCTGCAGTTGTAGAAGGAAGACTTATCTCCCGATATCGCCGCTGCCAAGGCTTGCCTTATGTTCACGCTCCCATCATACGTATTCTGCAGCAGAAACATACTTATCAAGGAAGACTTGATCTGCATGATGGAATCCCCCTCCTAAAGAGAAATGGGAATCATTAGCCTCTGTGTGATGCTTAACCTTGAATGCTATCCCTGCAGCAACGAAGCTCGAAGCAGACGACGTGAACGTGGCAGTAGCTTTGCCGCCATGGCCACGGCGGTCGGGGGAGTGGTCGCCCCACTCGATCGACGTCCGGTGAGCGCCCTCTCCTTCGAGGAAGACGTACCTCTTGGATTGAGACAGGTTCACCTTCTCCCTGCATGAACACCCCACTTCAGACGGCGGAGGAGTGCAAGTTGAGCGTCAAAGGCGCTCCGGCGACGACGAACCTGTAGACTCCTGCGGCGACGTGGATCTTTATCCAGTGGGTGTTGTTGTTGGGGATGGAATCGATCGCCTCTTGAATGCTGGTGAAGTCTCCCTTGTGGTTAGGATCGACGACGATGGTCCTCACGATGGATGCTGCTCCGCTAAGCTTCGATGTGGACGAgaagacaaggaagaagaagaggaggaggacaaaGAAGAGGAGGAGTGACCACTTCATGGAGCCAGGGCGGTGTAGGTAGCGAGAAGGGAGGGACAGAGAGAGATTGATGCATGAAACTCCGAAAACAAGGGTGAAaatagggctaattacatattactattATAGATAAAACTTTAGCATTTTGATTCTTACAATTAAAAATTTTACATTAGAATCCttacatatataaaaataaagtatTTAACTATATTTATCGTAACTTTATAAAATTTTACTGGGGCCACGAGAGCTATTGTGATTGTGGTTCGTAAGAAAAACTGATTAGAACGCTTGGGATTTTTGCAGCTTCTTGTGGGGGAGGAGAAGAATGAGGAAGGAAAGCGATGATGAAAACTGATACAAAGAGAGATATGGATGAGGACGATATAGATGTCAACGCTCTTCATTTGCATTGATGCCAATATAGATACAAAGCAATGAAAAGACCGCTCGACATCTACATCGATTCCGACATAGGTACAAAGCGACATCACTCTTCTCCGCATGATTGTCAGCGTCGATACAAATGTCGAGTGAGGCTCTATATTTACAACTACGTTGACATCGATGTAGATATCGATCGACACTTTGTATATACATCTACGTTAGCATCTATACATATGTCGAGTGACCCTTTTACTACTCTACATATATGTTAGCATTAACATAATGGCCAAACGGCATCGATGCAGAGTATCAATATATGCATCATCCTCTTCCTTTGCTTGACTTGACTTTTCATCACTGTTCTTCCATCTCATTATCCTCCTCCCCTTATAAGAAATCTTATAAGTTCTCAATGTTCTCATCGATCATAATGATAACAGCCACCCATGACCCCCCAATAATGTCGTTGTCCGTCATAAAACATAATttgaacgttaaaattatctttttactatCATTATTGTGTTATTTCTAAATGTATTATATATTCCGTCGATAAAATCGACgatgttatgataaataaaattaaatattttacttttataattataaggattataatataaaattttaaaattaaatattttatcttcataattataaggattataatataaatttttaaagtttAAGGATCCGGATGTAAAATAGATCTAACTAGaaggggtaatatataattagctcagaGGAGAAGCACCAAAAATCCACTATAATTCAAATCTTTACATATTTACATATTAAATACCGAATCTGAATGAGGTGGATTTGGTGTAGAAACGTACACAAATGATTCATAAACCCTAATGTATCGATTTGTGTATTAAAATCGCTCAAATACCAACAGTTGTAAGTGGGGTAGATTTTTTTAATCTGGTCTCTAATTATAATTTTTCGTTATTCGTTgagcattcattttttttaatctcaaatctaatgatcatttctatctttttttatttcatttaatgACACGTGTAATGACATAAATTATTTTGAACTTTTGATCATCTTATTTCCATTTATACCAATATTTCGATCACTAGCAAACTCACAATATATAGATTCAATATGTCATTGTATTGATAGTGattaaatcatataaaaaattattatctttaattttttttacgaaTGATATACGGACATACCATCAATAACATTTATGGtataataaaaactattttaaaatattattatttaatttctaaaatttttaaatcagtttTCATGATGCATCCGTTATTTAGTGTCAACAAATTTTTTATGGTGATTTTTTTTGTATATTGGCGTTCTTGCtactttaaatttaataaaagtaAGTATAAATGATTATTATGtactttattataaataatattagacaaattaatttatttccacaataataaaatatctatggAAAAATGTTCAAAATTTTAATGatgttaaatatattttattcatcGTTTTCAATTCTTCAATTATAAGTGTGATATATAAAACAATATTTTCAATTTCAACGAGGTATGATTGGATGAAGATGATCGAAACTAAGAGATCGACCATAGAAAAGATCAAAACGTCAATTACATGaaacaattaaaatttttataattttattttttatattattttttcttgatacCAATACActcattattttaaaaataaaattttaaattttttttatcatatttaaaaatatttataatcaaaattagaaaaaaaaatccgTTCAAAACGAAACTAATCAAAACCGAAATAGTTGGGTTGAGTTCTAGAAGCAACTCAATTCGATTTCAATTCTAAAATTTaagaaatcaaaatcattaattctaaaacaaaaaataatcGATTTCGTATTCCAAAATCGAGATAAGTGATAGGGcctattttgggtccaagacacgTCACACCCGGTGTCACATGCCaggtcagaatccgtaccaagtCGTTGCTTGGCACGTCTCGGGAATCCCGAGATGGCACCGCCCCCAAGACACGACAAGTCAGAATCTGTACCAAGGCATTGTTTGGCACGTCCATCACGCCAACCTGCATACGACCGACCCTCGGACAATAGTATAAAGACCTTTGGCCGGCATTCGGCCCAGGGGGGAAGAAAACAATTCCACAAACAATGGATTTGCTCATCGGAGGGGCCACAGTCAGGAATCACCCGACGAATGCCTTTTTTGCAGTTAGGCGGTCGCCCCGAGCTATGAGCACCTCGACCAGGAAATCGCCACCTAGTGAGGGAGGTCGAGCTGTCGCTTATCTCCGGAATGGAGAGATGCAGCTCGACGCTGACAACGCTTTTGGACTAACAAACGCCGACCAACATCTCGTTGCGAAGGCCCAACCTACCTGGGCATCCAGCTCAGCCAACAGAAAACTCTCGACATCGACCCATGGACCTAGCCGTGCTGACCCGTCAACTATGACATCTTtgttcaccaacattttggcgctagaaggagggccatgtcgcaggAGCATCCCACCGAGGCTTTTCCCGAGGGAGAACCGACGATCGGTCACCCCTCTGTCGGGCTCGGAGAGCCATCCCTGCCTGTTCCCAAAGACGGGGGGATCCCGGCCACGACGCCAAATCGCTGCTGGGCTATAAAACGAGGTGAAATTCCGTAAGGTAATACACCAGGCTATGAAATTCCGACATCTTTATTCACCAAATCGCTACTGGGCTATGAAACGAGGTGAAATTCTGAAACGATGTCCACCTATCACTAGG from Musa acuminata AAA Group cultivar baxijiao chromosome BXJ2-11, Cavendish_Baxijiao_AAA, whole genome shotgun sequence encodes:
- the LOC135627566 gene encoding putative pectinesterase 10, which encodes MKWSLLLFFVLLLFFFLVFSSTSKLSGAASIVRTIVVDPNHKGDFTSIQEAIDSIPNNNTHWIKIHVAAGVYREKVNLSQSKRYVFLEGEGAHRTSIEWGDHSPDRRGHGGKATATFTSSASSFVAAGIAFKNTYDGSVNIRQALAAAISGDKSSFYNCSFIGFQDTLFDRKGRHYFKDCYIEGVMDFIFGNGQSIYEGCTISLIQSAMKPGFVTAQGRGSPKDPGGFVFKSCNVTGFQETYLGRAWGAYSRVIFYRTFMSGIIIPQGWYAWNAIGHEGNITYAESECVGPGSNHSRRVEWERKLSNIELRYFIHMTYIDREGWLNEQPKSSWSY